One genomic region from Ornithinimicrobium flavum encodes:
- a CDS encoding IS110 family transposase gives MDEQESPRVVIGMDPHKRSVTIEVMTADESIVGGGRFPTDADGYGRLLGYARQWPERVWAVEGCAGIGKHVADRLVADGEDVVDVPAKMSARVRIFTTGQGRKTDVTDAHSIALVGVRMSGLRPVINDEQLEVLRMCVDRRRSLGEEHTRKVCQLHKLLLELIPGGAKTFLSAAQAKELLKKVRPTTAAGKVRKAHALELTADLATIYARTKAADKELKTLVEATGSSLLGLHGIGPSGAARLLVEVGDITRFPDRNHFASWTGTAPIDASSGEHVRHRLSRGGNRQINRVLHIMAIVQLRTRTTEGRAYYDRKKAAGKTSMEALRCLKRRLSDLVYKQMLNDLAGHTATGPGGHLGDDSDSSATGSQPDTGSSDKPLPGPATTEPRTTLPTAS, from the coding sequence ATGGACGAGCAGGAGTCACCGCGGGTCGTGATCGGGATGGACCCGCACAAGCGCAGCGTCACGATCGAGGTCATGACCGCCGACGAGAGCATCGTCGGCGGGGGCCGGTTTCCCACCGACGCCGACGGGTACGGACGGCTGCTGGGGTACGCCCGCCAGTGGCCTGAGCGGGTCTGGGCGGTCGAGGGTTGCGCCGGCATCGGCAAGCACGTGGCCGACCGGCTGGTCGCCGACGGTGAGGACGTCGTGGACGTGCCGGCGAAGATGTCGGCGCGGGTGCGGATCTTCACCACCGGGCAGGGGCGTAAGACCGACGTCACCGACGCCCACTCCATCGCCCTGGTCGGGGTACGCATGTCCGGGCTGCGCCCGGTCATCAACGACGAGCAGCTGGAGGTGCTGCGGATGTGCGTGGACCGGCGCCGGTCCCTGGGCGAGGAGCACACCCGCAAGGTCTGCCAGCTGCACAAGCTCCTGCTCGAACTCATCCCCGGCGGGGCCAAGACGTTCCTGTCCGCGGCCCAGGCCAAGGAGCTGCTCAAGAAGGTCCGCCCCACCACGGCGGCCGGTAAGGTCCGCAAGGCCCACGCCCTGGAGCTGACAGCTGACCTGGCCACGATCTACGCCCGAACCAAGGCTGCCGACAAGGAGCTGAAGACGCTGGTGGAGGCGACCGGGTCCTCGCTGCTCGGCCTGCACGGCATCGGACCCTCCGGCGCCGCCCGACTCCTAGTGGAGGTCGGCGACATCACCCGCTTCCCCGACCGCAACCACTTCGCGTCCTGGACCGGCACCGCCCCGATCGACGCCTCCTCCGGCGAGCACGTCCGTCACCGCCTCTCCCGGGGCGGGAACCGTCAGATCAACCGGGTGCTGCACATCATGGCCATCGTTCAGCTGCGCACCAGGACCACCGAGGGCCGGGCCTACTACGACCGGAAGAAAGCCGCCGGCAAGACGTCCATGGAAGCGCTGCGCTGCCTGAAACGACGCCTGTCCGACCTGGTGTACAAGCAGATGCTCAACGACCTTGCCGGGCACACGGCGACGGGCCCGGGAGGGCACCTGGGCGACGACTCTGACTCCAGCGCGACCGGCTCACAACCCGACACCGGCTCTTCGGACAAGCCACTTCCCGGACCCGCCACCACCGAGCCTAGAACGACACTCCCGACGGCGTCTTGA
- the smpB gene encoding SsrA-binding protein SmpB has product MPKETGRKLIASNKKARHEYLIEDTVEAGLVLTGTEVKSLRQGRASLVDGYATVYGDELWLEGVHIPEYSQGTWTNHSARRRRKLLLHRDQIDKLVSKAEQAGHTIVPLSLYFKDGRAKVEIALAKGKKLHDKRQTLRERQDRREAERAMSAHLKQHG; this is encoded by the coding sequence ATGCCCAAGGAAACCGGTCGCAAGCTCATCGCGAGCAACAAGAAGGCCCGGCACGAGTACCTCATCGAGGACACGGTCGAGGCCGGCCTCGTGCTGACCGGGACCGAGGTGAAGTCGTTGCGTCAGGGGAGGGCCTCGCTCGTGGACGGCTACGCCACCGTCTACGGGGACGAGCTGTGGCTGGAGGGGGTGCACATCCCGGAGTACTCCCAGGGGACGTGGACCAACCACTCCGCCCGGCGTCGGCGCAAGCTGCTCCTGCACCGTGACCAGATCGACAAGCTGGTGAGCAAGGCCGAGCAGGCCGGCCACACCATCGTGCCGCTGTCCCTCTACTTCAAGGACGGGCGGGCCAAGGTCGAGATCGCGCTGGCCAAGGGCAAGAAGCTGCACGACAAGCGACAGACCCTGCGCGAGCGCCAGGACCGGCGCGAGGCGGAGCGGGCCATGTCCGCCCACCTCAAGCAGCACGGCTGA
- a CDS encoding CBS domain-containing protein, with protein MTTARDIMSTQVRTVSEDQSLVDAAVLMRDHSVGAVPVTAADGRLVGIVTDRDIVVSGVASGRDLAATAAGQLAQGIVSTVSPDEDIDRIVATMGDQQIKRLVVMEGTQLVGMISEADLARHVADDKVVDFVKMVYGRG; from the coding sequence ATGACGACCGCCCGAGACATCATGAGCACCCAGGTCCGCACCGTCTCCGAGGACCAGTCCCTGGTGGACGCCGCAGTCCTCATGCGCGACCACAGCGTCGGGGCGGTGCCGGTGACCGCCGCCGACGGCCGCCTGGTCGGCATCGTCACCGACCGGGACATCGTCGTCTCCGGGGTGGCCAGCGGCCGGGACCTGGCCGCGACCGCCGCGGGCCAGCTGGCCCAGGGCATCGTGTCGACCGTCTCCCCCGACGAGGACATCGACCGCATCGTGGCCACGATGGGCGACCAGCAGATCAAGCGGCTCGTGGTGATGGAGGGCACCCAGCTGGTCGGCATGATCAGCGAGGCCGACCTGGCACGCCACGTCGCCGACGACAAGGTCGTGGACTTCGTGAAGATGGTCTACGGTCGCGGCTGA
- a CDS encoding M23 family metallopeptidase has product MPVPPAARRRTSYRRAVSLALAGAIGLSSPALAADLDEIRDRIDEVEEQTGRTAQDRAAAERRSAELGEDLEHTTAELVAADERLRQTTARVDQARIDLQEAELDLADAEAEADRIDTELALARADEAQIEDSLAVNAQEQETSRSTVGAIARENYKQGGMGTLASTLELLSGEDDAVDRMAMARTVLRVQDQQIRSLATQEAEQVAEQDRLAGVRTDIAFLLARAEAVVVAKDQARAAADEAKSELEALEAQQAQDKAALEQEKAKVEADLAAEEQLSTDLETQLAELARTKHGLQVAEADEIERIRAEEARLRAEEEARRQAAEEAARKKAEEDAARARAAEREAERQRQAAAEAQRRQDEQAAEEARRREAAAEEEARKAREDQARASRQQERSQPTPPPPPAPAPQPPAPAPEPPPVGFTLSYPVNGPVTSEFGMRLHPILGTYRLHAGMDFGAPCGAPVMAAADGVVFSTFFDSGGGNTVIVDHGVQRGVNLTTSYLHLESFAVSSGQSVSRGQVIGYVGTTGNSTGCHLHFETRENGTPVNPRTWL; this is encoded by the coding sequence ATGCCCGTCCCACCCGCCGCCCGCCGCCGCACCTCATACCGGCGCGCCGTCAGCCTCGCCCTCGCCGGGGCGATCGGGCTGTCCTCCCCGGCCCTGGCCGCGGACCTCGACGAGATCCGCGACCGCATCGACGAGGTCGAGGAGCAGACCGGACGCACGGCGCAGGACCGGGCCGCCGCGGAGCGCCGCAGCGCCGAGCTGGGGGAGGACCTTGAGCACACGACGGCCGAGCTCGTCGCCGCCGACGAGCGGCTGAGGCAGACCACCGCACGGGTCGACCAGGCCCGGATCGACCTGCAGGAGGCCGAGCTCGACCTGGCGGACGCCGAGGCGGAGGCCGACCGGATCGACACCGAGCTCGCGCTCGCCCGGGCCGACGAGGCCCAGATCGAGGACTCCCTGGCCGTGAACGCCCAGGAGCAGGAGACCAGCCGGAGCACGGTGGGGGCGATCGCACGGGAGAACTACAAGCAGGGAGGTATGGGGACACTCGCCTCGACCCTGGAGCTGCTCTCGGGCGAGGACGACGCGGTGGACCGGATGGCGATGGCCCGCACCGTCCTGCGGGTGCAGGACCAGCAGATCCGGTCGCTGGCGACCCAGGAGGCCGAGCAGGTGGCCGAGCAGGACCGGCTCGCCGGCGTGCGCACGGACATCGCCTTCCTGCTGGCGCGGGCGGAAGCCGTCGTGGTCGCCAAGGACCAGGCCCGCGCGGCCGCCGACGAGGCGAAGAGCGAGCTCGAGGCGCTCGAGGCGCAGCAGGCCCAGGACAAGGCCGCCCTGGAGCAGGAGAAGGCCAAGGTCGAGGCCGACCTCGCGGCGGAGGAGCAGCTGTCCACGGACCTGGAGACGCAGCTGGCCGAGCTGGCCCGCACCAAGCACGGGTTGCAGGTGGCCGAGGCCGACGAGATCGAGCGGATCCGCGCCGAGGAGGCCCGCCTCCGGGCTGAGGAGGAGGCCCGGCGGCAGGCCGCGGAGGAGGCGGCGCGGAAGAAGGCGGAGGAGGACGCGGCCCGGGCCCGGGCCGCGGAGCGGGAGGCCGAGCGGCAGCGTCAGGCCGCCGCGGAGGCTCAGCGGCGCCAGGACGAGCAGGCGGCCGAGGAGGCGCGACGCCGGGAGGCTGCCGCCGAGGAGGAGGCACGCAAGGCCCGCGAGGACCAGGCCCGGGCCAGCCGGCAGCAGGAGCGCAGCCAGCCCACCCCGCCGCCGCCGCCCGCCCCGGCACCGCAGCCACCCGCCCCGGCGCCCGAGCCCCCGCCCGTGGGCTTCACCCTGTCCTACCCCGTCAACGGTCCGGTCACCAGCGAGTTCGGCATGCGGCTGCACCCCATCCTCGGCACCTACCGGCTCCACGCCGGGATGGACTTCGGTGCCCCGTGCGGTGCCCCGGTCATGGCGGCGGCCGACGGCGTCGTCTTTAGCACGTTCTTCGACAGCGGGGGCGGCAACACCGTCATCGTCGACCACGGGGTGCAGCGAGGGGTCAACCTGACCACGAGCTACCTGCACCTGGAGAGTTTTGCGGTGTCGTCGGGGCAGAGCGTCTCCCGCGGCCAGGTGATCGGCTACGTGGGCACCACCGGCAACTCCACGGGATGCCACCTGCACTTCGAGACCCGGGAGAACGGCACGCCGGTCAACCCGCGCACCTGGCTCTAG
- the ftsX gene encoding permease-like cell division protein FtsX, producing the protein MRAGFLLGEVGNGLRRNGAMFVSVVLVTMVSLFFLGIGLLAQQQVSTAKGYWYDRVQVSIFLCTPDSTDAAGCTQGAVTPEQRTQVEQDLEALRPLVTDVYYESNDQAYERFQEQFRNSSVIDSVPKESIPASFRVNLSDPGKYEVIRAAFEQAPGVDSVEDQREVVDKLFTFLQVLSLGALALAVAMVVCAVLLISTTIRLTAWTRRRETAIQRMVGASAFSIHLPFILETIIATLVGAALAVGLLWATVRFGISGFLSELLAGESGLISLVGTTDLWLITPVLVGGALLLAVVTAWSALRRHVRV; encoded by the coding sequence GTGAGGGCCGGCTTCCTGCTGGGCGAGGTCGGCAACGGCCTGCGGCGCAACGGGGCGATGTTCGTCTCCGTCGTCCTGGTGACGATGGTCTCGCTCTTCTTCCTGGGCATCGGCCTGCTCGCGCAGCAGCAGGTGAGCACCGCCAAGGGCTACTGGTACGACCGGGTCCAGGTCTCGATCTTCCTGTGCACGCCCGACTCCACCGACGCCGCCGGCTGCACGCAGGGCGCGGTGACGCCCGAGCAGCGCACCCAGGTCGAGCAGGACCTCGAGGCGCTGCGACCGCTGGTCACCGACGTCTACTACGAGTCGAACGACCAGGCCTACGAACGTTTCCAGGAGCAGTTCCGCAACTCCTCGGTCATCGACTCGGTGCCGAAGGAGTCCATCCCCGCCTCGTTCCGCGTCAACCTGTCGGACCCGGGCAAGTACGAGGTGATCCGCGCGGCCTTCGAGCAGGCCCCGGGCGTCGACTCGGTGGAGGACCAGCGCGAGGTCGTCGACAAGCTCTTCACCTTCCTGCAGGTGCTGAGCCTGGGGGCGCTGGCCCTCGCCGTCGCCATGGTCGTCTGCGCCGTCCTGCTCATCTCGACCACGATCCGCCTCACCGCCTGGACCCGGCGCCGGGAGACCGCGATCCAACGGATGGTCGGGGCCTCCGCCTTCTCCATCCACCTGCCGTTCATCCTGGAGACCATCATCGCGACCCTCGTCGGCGCCGCCCTGGCGGTCGGACTGCTGTGGGCCACGGTGCGCTTCGGGATCAGCGGCTTCCTGTCCGAGCTGCTCGCGGGGGAGAGCGGCCTGATCAGCCTGGTCGGGACGACCGACCTGTGGCTCATCACCCCTGTCCTGGTCGGCGGCGCGCTGCTGCTGGCCGTGGTCACCGCCTGGTCGGCGCTGCGGCGCCACGTCAGGGTCTAA
- the ftsE gene encoding cell division ATP-binding protein FtsE: MITLEHVSLRYAKGDPWALQDVDLDVTRGEFCFVVGQSGSGKSSMLRMVILEQAPTTGRILVAGHDLGALPHRRVHLLRRQIGTVFQDFRLLSGKTVYQNVAYVLNVLGAKRHEIRQRVPETLALVGLEDKGRRLPHELSGGEQQRVAIARAMVNKPPILLADEPTGNLDPDTSQEIVAILERINRAGTTVLMATHDTTIVDQFRKRVVQLHQGRVVRDQAEGGYREVVAP; the protein is encoded by the coding sequence ATGATCACCCTGGAGCACGTCAGCCTCCGCTACGCCAAGGGTGACCCCTGGGCGCTGCAGGACGTGGACCTGGACGTGACGCGCGGGGAGTTCTGCTTCGTCGTCGGCCAGTCCGGCTCGGGCAAGAGCTCCATGCTGCGGATGGTCATCCTGGAGCAGGCGCCGACCACCGGTCGGATCCTGGTGGCCGGCCACGACCTCGGCGCCCTCCCGCACCGCCGCGTGCACCTGCTGCGTCGCCAGATCGGCACCGTCTTCCAGGACTTCCGGCTGCTGTCCGGCAAGACCGTCTACCAGAACGTCGCCTACGTCCTGAACGTCCTGGGCGCCAAGCGGCACGAGATCCGCCAGCGGGTGCCCGAGACCCTGGCCCTGGTCGGGCTGGAGGACAAGGGCCGCCGGCTGCCGCACGAGCTCTCCGGTGGTGAGCAGCAGCGCGTCGCGATCGCCCGGGCCATGGTCAACAAGCCACCGATCCTGCTGGCCGACGAGCCGACCGGCAACCTCGATCCGGACACCTCCCAGGAGATCGTGGCCATCCTGGAGCGCATCAACCGCGCCGGCACCACCGTGCTCATGGCCACGCACGACACCACGATCGTTGACCAGTTCCGCAAGCGGGTCGTCCAGCTGCACCAGGGCCGGGTGGTCCGGGACCAGGCCGAGGGTGGCTACCGGGAGGTGGTCGCCCCGTGA
- a CDS encoding M28 family peptidase, with translation MRNPRAVAVSAATAFVVAGLASPALAGPGKGPGNNNGNPNNPTKMARAIQVDNVMAHLEAFQEIADANGGNRAVGTPGYQASAEYVEQVLEAAGYTPERQYFTIDLSRTEFQLLRENSPEQREITHRAMSYSPSTPEGGVTADLAAPSVDAQGCDADAWGGTDLTDKIALVSRGTCAFGVKSLVAGSLGAEGVIVYNNTAGILNGTLGGLDDDHVPATGITQAEGQVLLGKMANGAVNVTLDIQAFAGEVETFNIIAETSKGRTDNVVMAGAHLDGAFEGAGINDNGSGSGSILEAAVQLARVNTLNNQVRFVWWGAEENGLLGSNHYVADLAANDPDELDNIATYLNFDMVASPNYIIGVYDADESTYDASVPPPAGSIATEKVLTDWFDATGQPWVDTAYSGRSDYQAFILNGIPASGLFTGADGTKTAAEAELFGGTAGITYDPNYHTALDDIDNVDETALEIMSKAIGAAVISLAQDTSAINGERSAGKSGKPHPGGPVPVEEEAPDAA, from the coding sequence ATGCGCAACCCCCGTGCCGTGGCGGTGTCCGCCGCCACCGCCTTCGTGGTCGCCGGCCTCGCCAGCCCCGCCCTCGCCGGACCCGGCAAGGGCCCGGGCAACAACAACGGCAACCCCAACAACCCGACCAAGATGGCGCGGGCCATCCAGGTCGACAACGTCATGGCCCACCTCGAGGCGTTCCAGGAGATCGCCGACGCCAACGGCGGCAACCGCGCCGTCGGCACCCCGGGCTACCAGGCGAGCGCTGAGTATGTCGAGCAGGTGCTGGAGGCCGCCGGCTACACCCCGGAGCGGCAGTACTTCACCATCGACCTCTCACGCACCGAGTTCCAGCTGCTGCGGGAGAACTCTCCCGAGCAGCGGGAGATCACCCACCGCGCCATGAGCTACAGCCCCAGCACGCCCGAGGGCGGTGTGACGGCTGACCTCGCCGCTCCGTCGGTCGACGCGCAGGGCTGTGACGCCGACGCGTGGGGCGGCACGGACCTCACCGACAAGATCGCCCTGGTCAGCCGCGGCACCTGCGCCTTCGGCGTCAAGTCGCTGGTCGCGGGCAGCCTCGGCGCCGAGGGCGTCATCGTCTACAACAACACGGCGGGCATCCTCAACGGCACCCTGGGCGGGCTGGACGACGACCACGTGCCGGCCACGGGGATCACCCAGGCCGAGGGCCAGGTGCTGCTGGGCAAGATGGCGAACGGCGCGGTCAACGTCACGCTCGACATCCAGGCCTTCGCCGGTGAGGTGGAGACCTTCAACATCATCGCCGAGACCAGCAAGGGCCGCACCGACAACGTGGTCATGGCCGGTGCTCACCTCGACGGCGCCTTCGAGGGGGCCGGGATCAACGACAACGGCTCCGGCTCCGGCTCGATCCTCGAGGCGGCCGTGCAGCTGGCGAGGGTGAACACGCTCAACAACCAGGTGCGCTTCGTCTGGTGGGGCGCCGAGGAGAACGGTCTGCTCGGCTCCAACCACTACGTCGCCGACCTCGCGGCCAACGACCCGGACGAGCTGGACAACATCGCGACCTACCTCAACTTCGACATGGTCGCCTCGCCCAACTACATCATCGGGGTCTACGACGCCGACGAGTCGACGTATGACGCGAGCGTGCCCCCGCCCGCGGGGTCCATCGCCACGGAGAAGGTCCTCACCGACTGGTTCGACGCCACCGGTCAGCCCTGGGTCGACACCGCCTACTCGGGCCGCTCGGACTACCAGGCCTTCATCCTCAACGGGATCCCGGCCTCGGGCCTGTTCACCGGTGCCGACGGCACCAAGACCGCGGCGGAGGCCGAGCTCTTCGGCGGCACCGCGGGCATCACCTACGACCCGAACTACCACACCGCGCTCGACGACATCGACAACGTCGACGAGACGGCGCTGGAGATCATGTCCAAGGCGATCGGTGCGGCCGTGATCTCGCTCGCGCAGGACACCTCGGCCATCAACGGTGAGCGCAGCGCCGGCAAGTCCGGCAAGCCGCACCCCGGCGGCCCGGTGCCGGTCGAGGAGGAGGCTCCCGACGCGGCCTGA
- a CDS encoding aldehyde dehydrogenase family protein, with product MPSATPDLALDLAALRGTVTSGATLDLDWRRTQLLALRRLVTEHEEEITAAVTADVGKPALEVRTTETSFVVQEIDELLAHLGEWTAPRRVGVPLALRPATAQIHLQPKGVVLVIAPWNYPLQLLLSPVAGALAAGNTVVLKPSELTPRLSELLARLTPQHLEPEVARVVTGGVPETTALLAERFDHIVFTGSTRVGRIVMRAAAEHLTPVTLELGGKSPAFVDGTMDVRVSARRLVWGKLTNAGQTCVAPDYVLVTPGAREPLLAALREAVEELFGADPQLSPDLGRVIDAAQHERLVGLLDGHGGRVVLGGEHDAADRFYLAPTVVVDPDLASPLMTEEIFGPVLPVVTVADAEAAAAFVREREHPLALYVFSDDEAVRRTFERRTTSGGMAVGVPLLHLATPELPFGGVGASGMGSYHGRRSLEELSHHRSVLTKPATPDTLRVVYPPYPAWKQTLVRRVALPLQRPALPGPVRGLLRRVTGRR from the coding sequence ATGCCGTCGGCCACCCCTGACCTCGCCCTCGACCTCGCCGCTCTGCGCGGCACCGTCACCTCCGGTGCCACCCTGGACCTGGACTGGCGCCGCACCCAGCTGCTCGCGCTGCGCCGCCTCGTCACCGAGCACGAGGAGGAGATCACCGCGGCGGTCACCGCCGACGTCGGCAAGCCCGCGCTCGAGGTGCGGACGACCGAGACCTCCTTCGTCGTCCAGGAGATCGACGAGCTGCTGGCCCACCTGGGGGAGTGGACCGCGCCGCGGCGGGTCGGCGTCCCGCTGGCCCTGCGGCCCGCGACGGCGCAGATCCACCTCCAGCCCAAGGGTGTGGTGCTGGTCATCGCCCCGTGGAACTACCCCCTCCAGCTCCTCCTGTCCCCGGTCGCGGGCGCGCTCGCGGCCGGCAACACCGTGGTCCTCAAGCCCAGCGAGCTCACGCCCCGCCTCTCCGAGCTGCTCGCCCGCCTGACGCCGCAGCACCTGGAGCCCGAGGTGGCCCGCGTGGTCACCGGGGGAGTGCCGGAGACGACCGCCCTGCTCGCCGAGCGCTTCGACCACATCGTCTTCACCGGGTCGACCCGGGTCGGCCGGATCGTCATGCGGGCCGCCGCCGAGCACCTCACCCCCGTGACCCTGGAGCTCGGCGGCAAGTCGCCGGCCTTCGTCGACGGGACGATGGACGTGCGCGTCTCGGCGCGCCGGCTGGTGTGGGGCAAGCTGACGAACGCCGGTCAGACCTGCGTCGCGCCCGACTACGTGCTGGTCACGCCCGGCGCCCGGGAGCCGCTGCTGGCCGCGCTGCGGGAGGCGGTCGAGGAGCTCTTCGGGGCCGACCCGCAGCTCAGCCCCGATCTGGGCCGTGTCATCGACGCAGCCCAGCACGAGCGGCTGGTCGGTCTGCTGGACGGTCACGGCGGCCGGGTGGTCCTCGGCGGCGAGCACGACGCCGCCGACCGGTTCTACCTCGCGCCCACCGTGGTGGTCGACCCTGACCTCGCCTCGCCGCTGATGACCGAGGAGATCTTCGGCCCGGTCCTGCCGGTGGTCACCGTCGCCGACGCGGAGGCGGCCGCCGCCTTCGTCCGCGAGCGGGAGCACCCGTTGGCGCTCTACGTCTTCTCCGACGACGAGGCGGTGCGGCGCACCTTCGAGCGGCGCACCACCTCGGGGGGTATGGCGGTCGGCGTGCCGCTCCTGCACCTCGCCACCCCGGAGCTCCCCTTCGGCGGGGTCGGCGCCTCCGGCATGGGCAGCTACCACGGCCGCCGCTCCCTGGAGGAGCTGAGCCACCACCGCTCCGTCCTCACCAAGCCGGCCACGCCTGACACCCTGCGGGTCGTCTACCCGCCCTACCCGGCCTGGAAGCAGACCCTCGTCCGCCGGGTCGCCCTGCCGCTGCAGCGGCCCGCGCTGCCCGGCCCGGTCCGCGGTCTCCTCCGGCGCGTCACCGGCAGGCGCTAG
- the prfB gene encoding peptide chain release factor 2, whose protein sequence is MAVDFETEIKNLRATMASVREVTNLDRLQEQITELETQASAPDLWDDVERAQQVTSTLSRTKAEHDKVVGMDVRIDDLEALVELGVEEGDAATLEEAERDLATLRKDVAMLEVRTLLNGEYDEREAVVTIRAGAGGVDAADFAEMLMRMYLRWAERHGYPTTVLDTSYAEEAGLKSATFEVKAPYAFGTLGVEAGTHRLVRISPFDNQGRRQTSFAAVEVIPLIESTDSIEIPESDLKIDVFRSSGPGGQSVNTTDSAVRMTHIPTGTVVSMQNEKSQIQNRAAALRVLQSRLLLLKKAEEAAERKEMAGDVKASWGDQMRSYVLHPYQMVKDLRTNHEVGSTAAVLDGDIDDFIDAGIRWKRSLEKAED, encoded by the coding sequence GTGGCAGTCGACTTCGAGACCGAGATCAAGAACCTCCGCGCGACCATGGCGTCCGTGCGCGAGGTGACCAACCTCGACCGGCTGCAGGAGCAGATCACCGAGCTCGAGACCCAGGCCTCCGCCCCCGACCTGTGGGACGACGTCGAGCGGGCCCAGCAGGTGACCTCCACGCTGTCCCGCACGAAGGCCGAGCACGACAAGGTCGTCGGGATGGACGTCCGCATCGACGACCTCGAGGCGCTGGTCGAGCTGGGGGTGGAGGAAGGCGACGCCGCGACCCTGGAGGAGGCGGAGCGCGACCTGGCCACGCTGCGCAAGGACGTCGCCATGCTCGAGGTCCGCACCCTGCTCAACGGGGAGTACGACGAGCGCGAGGCGGTCGTGACGATCCGCGCCGGGGCGGGCGGGGTCGACGCGGCGGACTTCGCCGAGATGCTCATGCGGATGTACCTGCGCTGGGCCGAGCGACACGGCTACCCCACCACCGTGCTGGACACCTCCTACGCCGAGGAGGCCGGGCTGAAGTCGGCCACGTTCGAGGTCAAGGCGCCCTACGCCTTCGGCACGCTCGGTGTCGAGGCCGGCACCCACCGGCTCGTGCGCATCAGCCCCTTCGACAACCAGGGCCGGCGCCAGACCAGCTTCGCCGCCGTGGAGGTCATCCCACTCATCGAGAGCACCGACTCCATCGAGATCCCGGAGAGCGACCTGAAGATCGACGTCTTCCGGTCCTCGGGCCCCGGTGGGCAGTCGGTCAACACCACCGACTCGGCCGTCCGTATGACGCACATCCCGACCGGGACGGTCGTCTCCATGCAGAACGAGAAGTCGCAGATCCAGAACCGGGCGGCGGCGCTGCGCGTCCTGCAGTCCCGTCTGCTGCTGCTCAAGAAGGCCGAGGAGGCCGCCGAGCGCAAGGAGATGGCGGGTGACGTCAAGGCCAGCTGGGGGGACCAGATGCGCTCCTACGTGCTGCACCCCTACCAGATGGTCAAGGACCTGCGCACCAACCACGAGGTCGGCTCGACGGCGGCGGTGCTGGACGGGGACATCGACGACTTCATCGACGCCGGCATCCGCTGGAAGCGGTCGCTGGAGAAGGCGGAGGACTGA
- a CDS encoding DinB family protein — MPQHSTDEQGRPEPPLVADEAATLVGFLDFQRATLEWKTRGLDEAGLRRRLDAHPSELTLAGLLSHLAWVEDFYLASGATGSPMPAEWGSTDDGSDFVRAWTSAATLPAEEVRRRWEGAVARSRAVVAELLGHGPDALDLTYPAWDGREQVTLRWLLTHLVEEYARHNGHADLLRELVDGRTGE, encoded by the coding sequence ATGCCGCAGCACAGCACCGACGAGCAGGGCCGGCCCGAGCCGCCGCTGGTGGCCGACGAGGCCGCCACGCTGGTCGGCTTCCTGGACTTCCAGCGGGCAACCCTGGAGTGGAAGACCCGGGGTCTGGACGAGGCGGGTCTGCGGCGCCGGCTCGACGCCCACCCGTCGGAGCTCACGCTGGCCGGGCTGCTGAGCCACCTCGCCTGGGTGGAGGACTTCTACCTCGCCTCCGGGGCCACCGGCTCGCCGATGCCCGCCGAGTGGGGATCCACCGACGACGGGTCGGACTTCGTCAGGGCCTGGACGTCGGCGGCGACGCTGCCGGCCGAGGAGGTCCGCCGGCGGTGGGAGGGCGCGGTGGCCCGGTCCCGGGCGGTGGTGGCGGAGCTGCTCGGGCACGGGCCGGACGCGCTGGACCTCACCTACCCCGCCTGGGACGGCCGGGAGCAGGTGACGCTGCGCTGGCTGCTCACCCACCTGGTGGAGGAGTACGCCCGGCACAACGGCCACGCCGACCTGCTGCGCGAGCTCGTGGACGGCCGGACCGGGGAGTGA